In one window of Sandaracinaceae bacterium DNA:
- a CDS encoding arginyltransferase — protein sequence MDPLHTLPRLLDRVPAEVLVHSEPEPCPYIEGRTALMPLRLPIRRLQPAELDLRLQQGDRRHGALLYRPSCADCHACEAIRLDVAHFPLRPQHRRVLRRGDKALRVELGPPIADRDRIQLFERHKRVRGLESANARPITMLSYQRFLVDRLCGSFEMRYYLEDRLVGVAVTDKGETSLSAVYCYYDPDLARLSLGTYSILKQLELARRWGMQHLYLGLYIEANEHMAYKARFLPHDRLVRGEWHHFARPDAESPGATPTAPTTPTTPTTPTDAAPR from the coding sequence ATGGATCCGTTGCACACCTTGCCTCGCCTGCTGGACCGCGTTCCGGCCGAGGTCTTGGTCCACTCGGAGCCCGAGCCCTGTCCCTACATCGAGGGGCGGACGGCGTTGATGCCGCTGCGCTTGCCCATCCGCCGCCTGCAGCCAGCCGAGCTGGACCTGCGGTTGCAGCAGGGAGACCGCCGCCACGGCGCGTTGCTCTACCGTCCCAGCTGCGCCGACTGCCACGCCTGCGAGGCCATCCGGCTGGACGTGGCGCACTTCCCGCTGCGGCCCCAACACCGGCGCGTGCTGCGGCGCGGTGACAAGGCCCTGCGTGTGGAGCTGGGCCCACCCATCGCGGACCGCGACCGCATCCAGCTGTTCGAGCGGCACAAGCGCGTCCGCGGTCTCGAGAGCGCCAACGCGCGCCCCATCACCATGCTCTCGTATCAGCGCTTCCTGGTGGACCGCCTGTGCGGCTCGTTCGAGATGCGCTACTACCTCGAGGATCGCCTGGTGGGCGTGGCCGTCACGGACAAGGGCGAGACCTCGCTCTCGGCCGTGTACTGCTACTACGACCCGGACCTCGCGCGGCTGAGCCTCGGCACCTACTCCATCCTCAAGCAGCTGGAGCTGGCCCGCCGCTGGGGCATGCAGCACCTGTACCTGGGGCTCTACATCGAGGCCAACGAGCACATGGCCTACAAGGCGCGCTTCCTGCCGCACGACCGCCTGGTGCGCGGCGAGTGGCACCACTTCGCGCGTCCCGACGCGGAATCGCCGGGAGCGACGCCCACGGCACCGACGACGCCCACGACCCCGACGACGCCTACGGACGCCGCGCCCAGGTGA
- a CDS encoding MAPEG family protein, protein MPAPILAPLLALAFWTHLMWAFMYATRLPAMRVAKMTPDSNAPRGEQMAQLPARVRWKADNYNHLMEQPTVFYAVALASALIAPADDLAVTLAWAYVGLRVAHSLVQTLVNHIPARFVLFALSSLVLIALTMRAAAGLV, encoded by the coding sequence ATGCCTGCACCTATCCTCGCGCCCTTGCTTGCCCTCGCCTTCTGGACCCACCTGATGTGGGCCTTCATGTACGCCACGCGGCTGCCCGCCATGCGGGTCGCGAAGATGACGCCCGACAGCAACGCCCCGCGCGGCGAGCAGATGGCGCAGCTGCCGGCCCGCGTGCGGTGGAAGGCGGACAACTACAACCACTTGATGGAGCAGCCGACGGTCTTCTACGCGGTGGCCCTCGCGAGCGCGCTGATCGCGCCCGCGGACGATTTGGCCGTGACATTGGCGTGGGCGTACGTCGGGCTGCGCGTGGCGCACAGCCTGGTGCAGACGCTGGTGAACCACATCCCCGCGCGCTTCGTGTTGTTCGCGCTGTCGAGCCTGGTGCTCATTGCGCTGACCATGCGCGCAGCCGCTGGCCTGGTCTGA
- a CDS encoding tetratricopeptide repeat protein, which yields MSEANELHNRAMALVESALGARRRGDHAEARDVFAEAQRLELASAQKAETQPSRSILFRSAAWLALEAEDASEAERLAACGLADIGVPNKVKVELRAVAEEARLRLHQPLPPPTAMSSVTLHLEGPAVGYGTASAGDVDRRKGALQSIIVRTAERRARRPFRLHGGAPRDVVRQLQPRLSYAAGSMVVQVVLGGDQRELWDENAAVVEDVQRCLLAFSEGGTRALRAPIADDLYRENFAQLATQLAPDGKRVTSVDVLVATATGSQKPVRMRRHGSEDRKAKSLPVGPALDVLEGELRGVDETTPRNTIKILLSGANATAVSVQVGDAVMEDIVRPLYGRVVRVTVATVGKQHKLIGVPELVDDDES from the coding sequence ATGAGCGAAGCCAACGAACTCCACAACCGGGCCATGGCGCTCGTCGAATCAGCGCTAGGCGCTCGGCGACGCGGTGACCATGCTGAGGCCCGCGATGTGTTTGCTGAGGCCCAACGGCTGGAGTTGGCGTCGGCCCAGAAGGCGGAGACGCAACCTTCGCGCTCGATCCTGTTCCGCAGCGCGGCGTGGCTAGCGCTCGAGGCCGAGGACGCTTCTGAGGCGGAGCGGCTTGCCGCCTGTGGCCTGGCCGACATCGGAGTGCCGAACAAGGTGAAGGTGGAGCTGCGAGCCGTTGCTGAGGAGGCGAGGCTTCGGCTGCATCAGCCGCTGCCGCCCCCGACCGCCATGTCGAGCGTCACACTTCACTTGGAGGGCCCTGCCGTTGGCTACGGCACGGCATCGGCAGGCGACGTCGACCGTCGGAAAGGTGCCCTCCAGAGCATCATCGTGAGGACCGCCGAGCGAAGGGCACGGCGCCCGTTCAGGCTTCACGGTGGCGCCCCACGAGACGTCGTTCGCCAGCTCCAGCCTCGACTGTCGTATGCGGCGGGAAGCATGGTCGTTCAGGTTGTTCTCGGCGGGGATCAGCGCGAGCTGTGGGACGAGAACGCTGCGGTCGTAGAAGACGTGCAACGGTGTCTCCTGGCGTTCAGCGAAGGCGGGACACGTGCGTTGCGAGCACCTATCGCCGATGATCTCTATCGCGAGAACTTTGCACAACTCGCGACACAGCTGGCACCCGACGGGAAGCGGGTGACCTCGGTGGATGTCCTCGTGGCAACGGCGACTGGGTCTCAAAAGCCCGTACGAATGCGTCGGCACGGTTCCGAAGACCGCAAGGCGAAGTCCCTACCGGTGGGCCCCGCACTCGACGTCCTGGAAGGCGAGTTGAGGGGCGTGGACGAGACGACGCCGAGGAACACCATCAAGATTCTTCTCTCGGGCGCGAACGCAACCGCCGTCTCCGTCCAGGTCGGGGATGCTGTGATGGAAGACATCGTCCGACCGCTCTACGGTCGAGTCGTCCGCGTCACCGTCGCCACTGTGGGAAAGCAGCACAAGCTGATCGGCGTCCCAGAACTGGTCGACGACGACGAGTCGTGA
- a CDS encoding GTPase domain-containing protein, protein MAHLDPNSGAITLRLLYDGAAGAGKTTNVRVLHETLLSARAGELLSPGSTSRRTEFFDWRAFDAGYIDERRLRVQVLAVPGQWALRARRRLLLRAADAVCFVADASGRLGAQARMLASLRAARPDLVPSLVLQLNKTDLPSAVSPREACEALGLPIDTHAITACAHARVGVAETFSLLSRAAVANVRAAGLGALATGGSSAADAEELHQEIQALEGLSWRADHDVEHDWSEGDA, encoded by the coding sequence GTGGCGCATCTAGACCCAAACTCGGGCGCGATCACGCTGCGCCTGCTGTACGACGGTGCGGCGGGCGCGGGCAAGACCACCAACGTGCGTGTGCTGCACGAGACCTTGTTGAGCGCTCGCGCAGGCGAGCTGCTTTCTCCTGGATCCACGTCGCGGCGCACCGAGTTCTTCGACTGGCGCGCGTTCGACGCGGGCTACATCGATGAGCGGCGCCTGCGTGTGCAGGTGCTGGCCGTGCCGGGGCAGTGGGCCCTGCGGGCGCGCCGCCGACTGTTGCTGCGCGCTGCGGACGCCGTCTGCTTCGTGGCCGACGCCAGCGGTCGCCTTGGCGCACAAGCGCGCATGTTGGCCAGCTTGCGCGCTGCGCGCCCCGACCTCGTGCCGAGCTTGGTGCTGCAGCTGAACAAGACCGACCTGCCCAGCGCGGTCTCCCCGCGCGAGGCCTGCGAGGCGCTCGGTCTGCCCATCGACACGCACGCGATCACCGCGTGCGCTCACGCGCGCGTTGGGGTCGCGGAGACCTTCTCGCTGCTCAGCCGTGCAGCGGTCGCCAACGTCCGGGCTGCTGGGCTGGGTGCGCTCGCCACGGGTGGGTCCAGCGCGGCCGACGCCGAGGAGCTCCATCAGGAGATCCAGGCGCTCGAGGGGCTTTCGTGGCGTGCCGATCACGACGTCGAGCACGACTGGTCGGAAGGCGACGCGTAG
- a CDS encoding mechanosensitive ion channel: MTFVNHLWNLGSALGVGWMIVAALLARASVLDSPKGSDPRARFRFAFSLFGFFAVLLLASAATAAWHGQSAAELRVATGLVGTLAGVGLVSVVVFEGLVRRVRPNIPRIVPDVLTTIAGLVALMRASSHLGLDLSGIIATSAVLTAVIGLSLQDTLGNILGGLALQMDGSIEVGDWVKIGDLSGRVSEIRWRYTAIETRNWETVIFPNSMLTRGQVMVLGKRSGQPEQWRRWVYFHVDFRHAPTDVIAVVTQALLAQPIRNVAATPAPNCIAMDFDQSSTKYAVRYWLTDLAVDDPTDSEIRTRIFFALARAKMSPAIPAQTVFVTEHDEERAQAKREADFERRVKALQGVTIFRDLSDEERSALAESLHRAPFAAGETMTREGATAHHLYILVRGEVSVRVGGIEQTNEVAQLRAGAFFGEMALLTGEKRRATCIALSDVDCYRLDWGAFRGLLERHPELAEQVAAVLVERQADLEAVRERVDVAQDAKRRAESQRDLAFKIRTFFQLD, translated from the coding sequence GTGACGTTCGTGAACCACCTGTGGAACCTCGGGAGCGCACTGGGCGTGGGCTGGATGATCGTGGCGGCGCTCCTCGCGCGCGCTTCGGTGCTCGATTCACCCAAGGGGTCCGATCCCCGCGCGCGCTTCCGCTTCGCGTTCTCGCTCTTCGGCTTTTTCGCCGTCCTCTTGCTGGCCAGCGCCGCCACCGCAGCGTGGCACGGTCAGAGCGCCGCGGAGCTGCGCGTGGCGACGGGACTGGTGGGCACCTTGGCCGGTGTCGGGCTGGTCAGCGTGGTGGTGTTCGAGGGCTTGGTGCGCCGCGTGCGTCCGAACATCCCGCGCATCGTGCCCGACGTGCTGACCACCATCGCGGGTCTGGTCGCGCTCATGCGGGCGTCGTCGCACCTCGGCTTGGATCTGAGTGGCATCATCGCGACGAGCGCCGTGCTCACCGCCGTCATCGGCCTCTCGCTCCAAGACACGCTGGGCAACATCCTGGGTGGGCTCGCGCTGCAGATGGACGGGTCCATCGAGGTCGGCGACTGGGTGAAGATCGGGGACCTCTCTGGGCGCGTGTCGGAGATTCGCTGGCGCTACACCGCCATCGAGACCCGCAATTGGGAGACTGTCATCTTCCCCAACAGCATGCTCACGCGGGGCCAGGTGATGGTGCTGGGCAAGCGCTCCGGGCAGCCCGAGCAGTGGCGGCGCTGGGTGTACTTCCACGTGGACTTCCGCCACGCGCCGACCGACGTGATCGCGGTGGTCACGCAGGCGCTCTTGGCGCAGCCCATCCGCAACGTGGCGGCCACGCCGGCCCCGAACTGCATCGCGATGGACTTCGACCAGAGCTCCACCAAGTACGCGGTGCGCTACTGGCTCACGGACCTCGCCGTGGACGACCCGACCGACAGCGAGATCCGCACACGCATCTTCTTCGCCCTCGCGCGCGCGAAGATGTCGCCCGCGATCCCCGCGCAGACGGTGTTCGTGACGGAGCACGACGAGGAGCGCGCGCAGGCCAAGCGCGAGGCGGACTTCGAGCGCCGCGTGAAGGCGCTGCAGGGCGTGACGATCTTTCGTGACCTGTCCGACGAGGAGCGCAGCGCGCTGGCCGAGAGCCTGCACCGCGCGCCGTTCGCGGCGGGGGAGACGATGACGCGCGAGGGCGCGACGGCGCACCACCTCTACATCTTGGTGCGAGGTGAGGTCTCGGTGCGCGTCGGCGGCATCGAGCAGACCAACGAGGTGGCGCAGCTGCGCGCGGGCGCGTTCTTCGGCGAGATGGCGCTGCTGACGGGCGAGAAGCGGCGGGCGACGTGCATCGCGCTGAGCGACGTGGACTGCTACCGCTTGGACTGGGGCGCGTTCCGCGGGCTGCTGGAGCGGCACCCGGAGCTGGCCGAGCAGGTGGCCGCGGTGCTGGTGGAGCGGCAGGCGGATCTCGAAGCCGTGCGCGAGCGCGTGGACGTGGCCCAGGACGCGAAGCGGCGCGCCGAGAGCCAGCGCGACCTGGCGTTCAAGATCCGGACGTTCTTCCAATTGGATTGA
- a CDS encoding YjbQ family protein: protein MTYYAETLELATRGRGTLEITDDVQRVVRASGITRGLCTVFVHHTSASLIINENADPNVRVDLDAFFARLVTDGDPLFVHTDEGPDDMSAHVRVALTQTSLGIPVAGGRADLGTWQGVYLWEHRTRPHRRRVTVSIVG, encoded by the coding sequence ATGACCTACTACGCCGAGACGCTCGAGCTGGCCACGCGCGGCCGGGGGACCCTCGAGATCACGGACGACGTACAGCGCGTCGTGCGGGCCTCGGGCATCACGCGCGGGCTCTGCACCGTGTTCGTCCATCACACCAGTGCCTCGCTCATCATCAACGAGAACGCGGACCCGAACGTGCGCGTGGACCTCGACGCGTTCTTCGCGCGGCTCGTCACGGACGGGGACCCCCTGTTCGTTCACACCGACGAGGGGCCCGACGACATGTCCGCGCACGTGCGCGTGGCGCTGACGCAGACCTCGCTCGGCATCCCCGTGGCGGGCGGCCGCGCCGACCTCGGCACCTGGCAGGGGGTCTACTTGTGGGAGCACCGTACCCGTCCGCATCGGCGACGCGTCACGGTGTCCATCGTCGGCTGA